In one Drosophila pseudoobscura strain MV-25-SWS-2005 chromosome X, UCI_Dpse_MV25, whole genome shotgun sequence genomic region, the following are encoded:
- the Prp4k gene encoding serine/threonine-protein kinase prp4 gives MSDEKSGEEHRAKLKKQKKHKKHKKSTSSKSDKEKHVHKRHKKSKKRHHHHSESSHDSDGTEHPSAKQQKSYGLSEKFSEIMQKASRNGAELCISSSKLQTDPCSLVEEITKTIQNKVLPVLEVASSSSESDVPMDVASPIIAAMIEDELNLEDLMKQKALLQARLGAYMSDPDADERSEPNSRAQSVQSKQIASKGQSQPLFQPQATATSKNVNNKQSSIHNSNESDVILLDDSSGGQRTPSPTPEKRRRQAPASPAAPRSRVRGDTVLGRRERRSRDRDQARSRTPPRRRMEEQIRPRSQSSQRRNHQQNNRNMEDLRQEINRDKQRERHEHSRDRERRGPGSGTDRPQATAEQRAGRPRERDSRFNRQRSHSRSKFESDRRRERERFQDRDRGGFGGNNRGGARGGADNDRDRYKGSLSEGQKIHDKESSDDEVNLDIDINEDDDDEERIIEQRRKKREELLKKLGTGQESPTPQNSNSYESRSTSAGSSQRDRQPRTPTPTLNDLDHPKEQQQLDNSNSQKNSSGKEKRNEWDMFADQDVDSNFDSPSTIIHNKHQHENPALTDNWDDAEGYYRVRIGEVLDNRYLVSGYTGQGVFSNVVRGRDQARGQANVAIKIIRNNEIMHKTGLRELEILKKLNDADPEDRFHCLRLNRHFFHKQHLCMVFEPLAMNLREVLKKYGKNVGLHIKAVRSYTQQLFLALKLLKKTGILHADIKPDNILVNENNLILKLCDFGSASAISDNEITPYLVSRFYRSPEIILGIPYDYGIDTWSAGCTIYELYTGKILFSGKSNNQMLKFFMDVKGKIPNRIVRKGQFREQHFDQNCNFLYHEIDKLTEREKIVVMPVVKPSRSLQQELIADQNLPDDQHRKVTQLKDLLENMFALDPAKRISLNQSLMHPFIQEKM, from the exons atgagtGACGAAAAGAG TGGAGAGGAGCATCGAGCCAAGCTCAAGAAGCAAAAGAAACATAAGAAACACAAAAAGTCCACATCCAGCAAGAGTGACAAAGAGAAACATGtccacaaaaggcacaaaaagTCAAAGAAGCGTCACCACCACCATAGCGAGTCTTCCCATGACTCTGACGGTACAGAACATCCAAGCGCCAAACAACAGAAAAGCTATGGACTTAGCGAGAAGTTTTCTGAAATCATGCAGAAGGCAAGCCGCAATGGCGCCGAATTGTGCATCTCTAGCTCGAAATTGCAAACAGACCCGTGTAGTCTCGTGGAGGAAATTACAAAAACCATACAGAACAAGGTTCTCCCAGTTTTGGAGGTGGCCAGTTCGAGCAGCGAGAGTGATGT CCCCATGGATGTTGCTAGTCCGATTATTGCTGCCATGATCGAAGATGAGTTGAATTTAGAGGACCTGATGAAGCAGAAGGCATTGCTACAGGCTCGCCTGGGCGCGTACATGTCGGACCCGGACGCTGATGAAAGAAGTGAACCCAACTCACGAGCACAATCGGTGCAGTCCAAGCAAATAGCCAGCAAGGGCCAATCGCAGCCCTTATTCCAACCGCAGGCTACTGCAACTAGTAAAAATGTTAATAATAAACAGTCTAGCATCCATAACTCAAATGAATCCGATGTTATATTATTGGATGATTCTAGCGGAGGCCAGCGCACGCCCTCGCCTACGCCAGAGAAGCGAAGACGACAAGCACCAGCATCCCCAGCAGCGCCTAGAAGTCGAGTACGCGGCGATACGGTTCTTGGAAGGCGTGAGCGACGCTCTAGAGACCGGGATCAGGCGCGTAGCCGCACTCCCCCTCGCCGGCGTATGGAGGAACAAATTCGGCCCCGCAGTCAAAGCTCCCAACGACGGAATCATCAGCAGAACAATCGTAACATGGAAGACTTACGCCAGGAGATCAATCGCGATAAACAGCGAGAAAGGCATGAGCATAGCCGGGATCGGGAGCGCCGTGGACCAGGATCTGGCACAGACAGGCCACAAGCCACGGCCGAACAACGTGCTGGTCGTCCACGGGAGAGAGACAGTCGCTTCAATCGCCAGCGGTCTCACAGTCGCAGTAAGTTTGAGTCGGACAGGCGCCGTGAACGTGAGCGCTTCCAAGATCGGGATCGCGGTGGCTTTGGTGGTAATAATCGTGGTGGAGCACGGGGCGGCGCGGACAACGACCGAGATCGTTACAAAGGCTCACTGAGCGAAGGCCAGAAGATTCACGACAAGGAGAGCAGTGACGATGAGGTTAATCTGGACATTGACATCAAcgaggatgacgatgatgaggaaCGTATCATTGAGCAGCGTCGGAAGAAGCGCGAAGAGCTTCTCAAG AAACTAGGAACAGGGCAGGAATCGCCCACGCCTCAAAATTCCAACTCCTATGAGTCTCGTAGCACTTCAGCGGGCTCGTCGCAACGGGATCGCCAACCAAGAACTCCCACACCCACGCTCAATGACTTGGATCAccccaaggagcagcagcagttggaCAATTCCAACAGCCAAAAGAATAGTTCAGGAAAAGAGAAACGCAATGAGTGGGACATGTTTGCTGATCAGGATGTTGATTCCAATTTCGAT TCGCCCAGTACAATTATTCACAACAAGCATCAGCATGAGAATCCTGCCCTTACTGACAACTGGGATGACGCGGAGGGATATTATCGTGTGCGCATTGGTGAGGTTCTAGACAATCGCTACTTGGTCAGTGGCTATACGGGTCAAGGTGTGTTCAGTAATGTGGTGCGTGGCCGTGATCAGGCTCGGGGACAGGCCAATGTGGCAATCAAGATCATTCGCAACAACGAAATAAT GCACAAAACCGGGCTGCGAGAGCTTGAAATCCTTAAGAAACTGAACGACGCTGATCCCGAAGATCGTTTCCACTGCCTGCGCTTGAATCGCCATTTCTTCCACAAACAg CATCTCTGCATGGTGTTCGAGCCACTGGCCATGAATTTGCGTGAGGTGTTAAAGAAATACGGCAAGAATGTCGGGTTGCACATCAAAGCTGTGCGCAGCTACACTCAGCAACTGTTTTTAGCCCTCAAGCTGCTGAAAAAGACGGGTATCCTGCATGCGGACATCAAGCCGGATAATATTTTAGTCAACGAGAATAATTTGATACTGAAGCTGTGCGACTTTGGGTCTGCTTCGGCAATAAGTGACAATGAAATTACTCCGTACTTGGTGTCGCGGTTCTATCGATCGCCAGAGATCATTTTGGGAATACCATATGACTATGGAATTGACACTTGGTCTGCTGGTTGCACCATCTACGAGTTATACACGGGAAAGATTTTGTTCAGCGGAAAGAGTAATAATCAGATGCTAAAGTTTTTCATGGACGTGAAGGGCAAGATACCGAATCGTATTGTGAGAAAGGGTCAATTCAGAGAGCAGCACTTTGATCAGAACTGCAATTTCCTCTATCACGAGATAGACAAGCTCACGGAAAGG GAGAAGATTGTTGTGATGCCAGTTGTAAAGCCATCGCGTAGCCTGCAGCAGGAACTGATTGCTGATCAAAATCTGCCCGATGATCAGCATCGCAAGGTCACTCAGCTCAAGGATCTGCTAGAGAACATGTTTGCCCTGGATCCAGCGAAGCGGATCTCCCTCAATCAATCACTAATGCATCCCTTTATTCAGGAGAAAATGTAG
- the NitFhit gene encoding nitrilase and fragile histidine triad fusion protein NitFhit, producing MSTLVKIIRQSISSQNRQQQLRKMASGTEKIINGQSATIAVGQMRSTNDKVWNLNQVKELIKKAKSENAQMLFLPECCDFVGESRTQTIELAERLDGKLVAEYKELARCHQIWLSLGGIHELNDQGKIYNAHVLVSAKGELAGVYRKMHLFDATTKEIRLRESDTVSPGERLERPVATPAGQVGLQICYDLRFAEPAVLLRKLGAQILTYPAAFTYATGKAHWEILLRARAIETQCFVIAAAQQGWHNQKRQSWGHSMIISPWGKVLADCGGEKDLDIGTAKIDLSTLDSLYQSMPCFEHRRNDLYSLTAYNIRSREPDTDRAFAEHMVDKRTIFYESEHCFAFTNLRCVVEGHVLVSTKRVTPRLCGLDCAEITDMFATVCMVQRLLEKIYQTTSATVTVQDGAQAGQTVPHVHFHVMPRRKGDFGHNDQIYVKLEDCTESKPPRTLQERIDEAQVYRTYLSDS from the coding sequence ATGTCAACCTTAGTCAAAATTATCCGTCAAAGTATTTCCAGCCAAAATCGACAGCAACAACTACGTAAAATGGCGAGCGGAACGGAAAAAATTATAAACGGTCAAAGTGCGACCATTGCCGTGGGGCAGATGCGCTCCACCAACGACAAGGTCTGGAATCTAAACCAGGTGAAGGAACTGATAAAGAAAGCCAAATCTGAGAACGCACAAATGCTCTTTCTTCCCGAATGCTGCGACTTTGTGGGCGAAAGCCGCACCCAGACAATCGAGCTGGCAGAAAGGCTGGATGGGAAGCTAGTGGCAGAATACAAAGAACTGGCCAGGTGCCACCAGATATGGCTCTCCCTCGGGGGCATACACGAATTGAACGATCAGGGGAAAATCTACAATGCCCATGTTCTGGTCAGCGCGAAGGGCGAGCTGGCTGGCGTCTACCGTAAGATGCACTTGTTTGATGCCACCACAAAGGAAATACGGCTACGCGAATCAGATACAGTGTCACCTGGGGAGCGTTTGGAAAGGCCAGTGGCAACCCCTGCCGGCCAAGTTGGTCTACAGATTTGTTACGATCTTCGTTTTGCTGAGCCGGCTGTCTTGCTAAGGAAGTTGGGAGCCCAAATTCTAACGTATCCAGCCGCCTTTACCTATGCTACAGGCAAAGCGCATTGGGAGATTCTTCTGCGTGCCAGGGCAATTGAGACGCAGTGTTTCGTGATCGCCGCAGCCCAACAAGGATGGCATAATCAGAAGCGACAAAGCTGGGGTCACAGCATGATCATCAGTCCCTGGGGAAAGGTCTTGGCCGATTGCGGCGGTGAAAAGGATTTGGATATAGGCACAGCCAAAATAGACCTTTCCACTCTTGACTCGCTTTATCAGAGCATGCCCTGCTTCGAGCATCGCCGCAATGATCTTTACAGCTTGACGGCTTACAACATTCGTAGCAGGGAACCCGACACGGATCGTGCCTTTGCGGAGCACATGGTGGACAAACGAACCATTTTCTACGAATCGGAGCACTGCTTTGCATTTACCAATCTGCGTTGCGTGGTCGAGGGTCACGTCTTGGTGTCTACCAAGCGAGTAACCCCGCGTTTGTGCGGACTCGATTGTGCCGAGATCACAGACATGTTCGCCACTGTTTGCATGGTCCAGCGGCTGCTGGAGAAGATCTATCAAACCACATCGGCCACAGTCACTGTGCAGGATGGTGCCCAAGCCGGGCAGACCGTTCCCCATGTCCACTTCCATGTCATGCCGCGTCGCAAAGGAGATTTTGGTCACAACGATCAGATCTATGTAAAGCTGGAGGATTGCACCGAAAGCAAGCCACCGCGCACACTACAAGAGAGGATTGATGAGGCACAGGTTTACCGTACCTATCTGAGCGATAGCTAA
- the mri gene encoding BTB/POZ domain-containing protein 10 — translation MSTTPNSNSSSSNSNNTSVNKQPQQQQHQHQHQLQQQDTYSSDSSSIEENSDEAAEERRRRISKNRSRLQRPLNKSQHTMSSGGAVPKHDGKSPGGASTSGQAAASGGAVGRLVVPPERISMLVDGVRFTVEQSLLTAHPTTMLGTMFGSGFQFVHPNERGEYDVADGISHLVFRAILEYYKSGVIRCPPTVSVPELKEACDYLLIPFDATTVRCQNLRGLLHELSNEGARQQFELFLEDLILPLMVASAQRGDRECHVVVLLEDDMVDWDEEFPPQMGEEYCQTVHSTAMHRFFKYIENRDVAKQVMKDRGLKKIRCGIEGYPTHKEKIRRRPGGRAEVIYSYVQRPFIHMSWEKEEAKSRHVDFQCVKSKSVTNLAEANADPPLELDASGNPIPPIAVVNPNPNNAELAPVPAVGAAAVVAVDEAAGGVVMLNDLEQAVAAVAAGIVDENV, via the exons ATGTCAACAACTCCCAATTCCAATAGTAGTAgtagcaatagcaacaacaccaGCGTTAAcaagcagccacagcaacaacagcatcagcaccagcaccagctccagcaacAAGACACAtacagcagcgacagcagcagcattgaaGAGAACTCTGACGAGGCCGCCGAGGAGCGGAGAAGGCGCATCTCGAAGAATCGCTCCCGGCTGCAACGCCCTCTGAATAAATCTCAACACACAATGTCCAGCGGAGGAGCCGTACCCAAGCACGATGGGAAGTCCCCAGGAGGAGCCTCAACAAGCGGCCAAGCAGCGGCGTCGGGGGGAGCTGTAGGGCGCCTGGTTGTGCCGCCAGAGCGCATTTCAATGCTAGTGGATGGAGTCCGCTTTACGGTGGAGCAATCTCTGCTCACTGCTCATCCCACCACCATGCTGGGCACCATGTTCGGTTCAGGCTTTCAGTTTGTCCACCCCAATGAGCGAGGCGAATACGACGTTGCAGACGGCATCTCGCATTTAGTGTTTCGAGCAATATTGGAGTACTACAAAAGCGGCGTGATCCGCTGTCCCCCGACTGTTTCTGTTCCCGAGCTGAAGGAAGCCTGTGATTATCTGCTGATACCCTTCGACGCCACTACCGTGCGCTGCCAGAACCTAA GAGGTCTTCTTCACGAGCTCAGCAATGAAGGAGCGCGCCAGCAGTTTGAGCTGTTTCTCGAAGATCTTATACTGCCATTGATGGTGGCCTCAGCACAGCGCGGTGATCGCGAGTGTCATGTGGTTGTGCTTCTCGAAGACGACATGGTCGACTGGGATGAGGAATTTCCACCCCAAATGGGCGAGGAGTATTGCCAAA CCGTTCACAGCACAGCCATGCATCGCTTCTTTAAGTACATCGAGAACCGGGATGTGGCCAAGCAGGTCATGAAGGATCGGGGCCTGAAGAAGATCCGGTGCGGCATAGAAGGTTATCCAACACACAAGGAGAAGATTCGGCGACGTCCAGGCGGGCGAGCCGAGGTCATTTATAGCTATGTCCAACGACCCTTCATCCACATGTCCTGGGAGAAGGAGGAAGCCAAGAGTCGTCATGTCGATTTCCAGTGCGTCAAATCGAAATCCGTTACGAATCTCGCAGAAGCAAACGCCGATCCTCCCTTAGAATTGGATGCAA GTGGAAATCCTATTCCGCCAATTGCTGTGGTCAATCCGAACCCAAACAATGCAGAGCTTGCACCCGTGCCTGCAGTTGGTGCCGCTGCAGTGGTCGCCGTGGACGAGGCAGCCGGTGGGGTTGTGATGCTCAACGATTTGGAACAAGCAGtcgcagctgttgctgctggcatcGTGGATGAGAATGTGTGA
- the LOC4811982 gene encoding uncharacterized protein C3orf38 homolog has translation MPISEVYKKGLRDFLLNEKNTLVLMQLAKSTTKNVCKIKDPEEALDYLIAHVEDIHILLSKRLITRELLFMYVHRRLPGIATNFTKADLVSKVIKYWEQQQTVEPINTPKNEDEYPIHTMARKFGEWFFERFNSDCLSLVDLWDDAALHLTILASDGVSVHECETAPEVLSVLISTRNQFGFVFNPNLTHCGIQGRMDSYGQVLVLSCGTLHTTESCVGVFECVFALLRDPYSENNWKPKRLKCLLKSEVEPRILHSLRECETLQTALALPVPNEELD, from the exons ATGCCCATTTCCGAAGTCTACAAGAAAGGTCTCAGAGACTTCTTGCTGAATGAGAAAAACACGCTTGTATTGATGCAGTTGGCCAAGAGTACGACAAAAAATGTGTGTAAAATCAAAGATCCTGAGG AAGCCTTGGACTACCTAATAGCACATGTGGAGGACATACACATTTTATTGTCCAAACGTCTCATCACGCGCGAACTTCTGTTTATGTATGTGCACAGACGCTTACCGGGAATAGCCACAAACTTCACCAAGGCGGATTTGGTATCGAAAGTGATCAAATAttgggagcagcagcaaaccgTAGAACCCATTAATACGCCCAAAAACGAAGATGAGTATCCCATTCACACAATGGCTCGGAAATTCGGCGAATGGTTTTTTGAACGCTTTAATTCTGACTGTCTCAGCCTTGTAGATTTGTGGGACGATGCGGCCTTGCACTTAACAATTTTGGCCAGCGATGGGGTTAGTGTGCACGAGTGTGAGACGGCTCCAGAGGTACTTTCAGTACTTATAAGCACAAGAAACCAATTTGGCTTCGTCTTTAATCCAAACCTAACCCACTGTGGAATACAAGGGCGCATGGATTCCTATGGTCAGGTCTTGGTGCTCTCCTGTGGCACTCTTCACACAACAGAGTCCTGTGTTGGGGTTTTTGAATGCGTCTTTGCACTGTTACGTGACCCCTATTCGGAAAACAATTGGAAGCCCAAGAGATTGAAATGTTTGCTAAAGAGTGAGGTTGAGCCCCGCATCCTCCATAGCCTGAGAGAGTGCGAAACTCTGCAGACAGCTCTGGCACTGCCAGTGCCTAACGAAGAGCTGGACTAG
- the Gk1 gene encoding glycerol kinase, whose product METPSDTAVVGPFVGAIDEGTTSARFIIFRAGTDDIVCYHQIEVPSIFQKEGWCEQDPMVIVNTVNECIAGATKKLTSLGGQIKDIITIGITNQRESTVIWDRNTGQPLANAIIWLDNRTTSTVEELLEAIPNNARNINYLRPLCGLPLSPYFSGVKLRWLRDNVPTVKAAMDSGVAMFGTIDTWLMYNLTGGKNGGVHKTDVTNASRTMLMNIETLQWDPNLLKFFGLPKTILPEICSSAEFYGSLAQGVLKGTSITADLGDQQAALVGQQCLSKGQAKATYGTGCFLLYNTGPSIVHSQHGLLTTVGYQLGRKATPYYALEGSVSIAGAAFNWLRDNIGLIQNSGQIEAMAATVDNSLDVYFVPAFNGLYAPYWNQDARGVICGLSEETTSEHIVRATLEAVCFQVRDILDSMHKDCKIPLAKLMVDGGMTVNNLFLQLQSDLVGIHVLRAKIAETTALGAAMAAYKAVENRYSMEAPLSKSGPREPVKPTIGSTERNLRYQKWKMAIDRSLNWETSTLPQGEREAFDGA is encoded by the exons ATGGAAACTCCAAGTGATACAGCTGTTGTAGGCCCGTTTGTGGGAGCCATTGATGAGGGCACCACCTCGGCCCGCTTCATAATATTCCGCGCTGGCACTGACGACATTGTCTGCTACCATCAGATCGAGGTGCCCTCTATATTCCAGAAGGAGGGCTGGTGTGAGCAAGATCCCATGGTTATAGTGAACACCGTTAACGAGTGCATCGCAGGAGCTACCAAGAAGCTTACCTCTCTCGGTGGACAAATCAAG GATATCATCACGATTGGAATAACGAACCAGCGGGAGTCTACCGTAATTTGGGACCGGAACACAGGCCAACCCCTGGCTAACGCTATAATATGGCTGGACAATCGCACTACGAGTACAGTAGAGGAGCTCCTGGAGGCCATTCCTAACAATGCCAGAAATATCAACTACCTGCGCCCCCTCTGTGGATTGCCGCTCTCTCCGTACTTCTCGGGAGTAAAGCTGCGTTGGCTACGGGACAATGTCCCGACGGTCAAGGCGGCAATGGACAGTGGAGTGGCAATGTTTGGAACCATCGACACTTGGCTGATGTATAACCTAACGGGTGGCAAGAATGGCGGTGTCCACAAGACGGACGTGACCAACGCTTCGCGAACGATGCTGATGAATATTGAAACCCTTCAGTGGGATCCCAATCTGCTGAAATTCTTTGGGCTACCCAAGACCATCTTGCCAGAGATTTGTTCCAGCGCAGAGTTTTATGGCAGCTTAGCGCAGGGCGTTCTCAAGGGGACAAGTATAACTGCGGACTTGGGGGATCAGCAAGCAGCGCTCGTCGGACAACAGTGTCTTTCTAAAGGTCAGGCCAAGGCCACGTATGGCACTGGTTGCTTTCTGCTCTATAACACGGGACCGTCCATTGTGCACTCCCAGCACGGACTGCTAACGACAGTGGGCTATCAATTGGGACGGAAGGCCACTCCGTACTACGCTTTGGAAGGTAGTGTGTCCATAGCTGGAGCTGCTTTTAATTGGCTGCGCGACAACATTGGTCTTATTCAAAACTCCGGGCAGATCGAGGCTATGGCTGCCACagtggataactctttggatGTCTACTTTGTGCCGGCCTTTAACGGATTGTACGCTCCTTACTGGAATCAAGATGCCAGGGGCGTCATATGTGGGTTGAGTGAGGAGACCACCAGTGAACATATTGTCCGCGCCACACTGGAGGCGGTCTGCTTTCAGGTCCGCGATATTCTCGACTCTATGCACAAGGATTGCAAGATCCCACTGGCCAAGCTGATGGTCGATGGGGGTATGACGGTTAACAACCTgttcctgcagctgcagtcggATTTAGTCGGAATTCATGTGCTTAGGGCCAAGATAGCAGAGACAACAGCGCTG GGCGCAGCAATGGCAGCGTACAAGGCTGTCGAGAATCGGTATTCCATGGAGGCTCCCCTTTCCAAATCAGGACCCAGGGAACCTGTCAAGCCGACGATAGGTTCTACTGAACGCAATCTTCGCTaccaaaaatggaaaatggccaTTGATCGATCCCTGAACTGGGAGACCTCCACTCTGCCCCAGGGCGAGCGCGAGGCTTTTGATGGAGCGTAA